One Streptococcus gallolyticus subsp. gallolyticus DSM 16831 DNA window includes the following coding sequences:
- the lacD gene encoding tagatose-bisphosphate aldolase: protein MILTQEKRRLLEKLSRDGVISALAFDQRGALKRMMANYQTEEPSVEQIEQLKALVSEELTPYASSILLDPEYGLPASKVRDANAGLLLAYEKTGYDATTTSRLPDCLVEWSAKRLKEEGADAVKFLLYYDVDGDEYVNLQKQAYIERIGAECKAEDMPFFLEILTYDENITGNTSAAFAKVKPHKVNEAMKVFSDDRFGIDVLKVEVPVNMKYVEGFADGEVVYTKEEAAKAFKDQEAASHLPYIYLSAGVSAKLFQETLVFAAESGAKFNGVLCGRATWAGSVQVYIEEGEAAAREWLRTQGRKNIEELNAVLTKTASSWSEKV, encoded by the coding sequence ATGATATTAACACAAGAAAAACGCAGATTACTTGAGAAGCTTAGCCGTGATGGCGTGATTTCTGCTTTGGCATTTGACCAACGTGGAGCACTTAAACGCATGATGGCAAACTATCAAACAGAAGAACCAAGTGTTGAACAAATCGAACAATTGAAAGCCTTGGTTTCAGAAGAATTGACACCGTATGCGTCATCTATTCTTCTTGACCCTGAGTATGGTTTGCCAGCAAGTAAGGTTCGTGATGCGAATGCTGGACTTTTGCTTGCTTATGAAAAAACAGGTTATGATGCGACAACAACTAGCCGCTTGCCAGATTGCTTGGTCGAATGGTCTGCTAAACGTCTTAAAGAAGAAGGAGCTGATGCAGTGAAATTCTTGCTTTATTATGACGTTGATGGTGATGAATACGTTAATCTTCAAAAACAAGCTTATATCGAACGCATTGGTGCCGAATGTAAAGCTGAAGATATGCCATTCTTCCTTGAAATTTTGACTTATGATGAAAATATCACTGGCAATACAAGCGCAGCATTTGCCAAAGTAAAACCTCACAAAGTTAACGAAGCCATGAAAGTTTTCTCTGACGACCGCTTTGGTATTGATGTGCTCAAGGTTGAAGTCCCTGTCAACATGAAATATGTTGAAGGTTTTGCGGACGGTGAAGTGGTTTACACTAAAGAAGAAGCTGCTAAAGCTTTCAAAGACCAAGAAGCAGCAAGTCATTTGCCATATATCTATCTTAGCGCAGGTGTTTCAGCAAAACTTTTCCAAGAAACGTTGGTATTTGCGGCTGAATCAGGTGCTAAATTCAACGGTGTCCTTTGCGGACGTGCTACTTGGGCTGGCTCTGTACAAGTGTATATTGAAGAAGGCGAAGCCGCAGCGCGTGAATGGCTAAGAACACAAGGACGCAAGAATATCGAAGAACTCAACGCAGTCCTTACCAAAACAGCCAGCTCATGGAGTGAGAAAGTGTAA
- a CDS encoding PTS sugar transporter subunit IIA: MTQLFAEDTVYISEQQDQKSVFKEIAHKLFEKGLVTEEYLDNLIDREEHYPTALPLSPIDSSLPNIAIPHTESQFVNVTRIVPVKLEHAITFHNMILPDEKLEVSFLFMILNNEEKEQAGLLAAIMDFINRQDKEALIKFFNSENPERIYQFLENNF; the protein is encoded by the coding sequence ATGACTCAATTATTTGCAGAAGATACGGTATATATATCTGAACAACAAGATCAAAAAAGTGTTTTTAAAGAAATCGCTCATAAATTATTTGAAAAAGGTCTTGTAACAGAAGAATACTTGGATAATTTAATTGACAGAGAGGAACATTATCCGACTGCCTTACCGTTAAGTCCAATTGATTCGAGTCTTCCCAATATTGCTATTCCGCATACAGAAAGTCAGTTTGTAAATGTTACTCGTATTGTTCCAGTTAAACTGGAACATGCGATAACATTTCATAATATGATTTTGCCAGATGAAAAACTAGAGGTTTCATTTTTGTTCATGATTTTAAACAATGAAGAAAAAGAGCAAGCTGGTTTATTGGCAGCAATAATGGATTTTATTAATAGACAAGATAAGGAAGCATTAATTAAATTCTTTAATTCTGAAAATCCAGAAAGAATTTATCAATTTTTGGAAAATAATTTTTAA
- a CDS encoding PTS sugar transporter subunit IIB gives MIKILAACGAGVNSSHQIKNALETELTKRGYQVSCDAVMIKDINEELLSHYDIFAQISKTDLGFDVKIPVVDAGAILYRIPAMAEPVYKKMEDVINSLNK, from the coding sequence ATGATTAAAATTTTAGCAGCGTGTGGAGCTGGGGTTAACTCAAGTCACCAAATTAAAAATGCTCTAGAAACAGAATTGACTAAACGTGGTTATCAAGTATCGTGTGATGCTGTTATGATTAAAGATATCAATGAAGAATTGTTATCGCATTATGACATCTTTGCACAAATTTCTAAGACTGATTTAGGCTTTGATGTTAAGATTCCAGTTGTCGATGCTGGTGCTATTCTTTATCGTATCCCAGCAATGGCAGAACCTGTTTATAAGAAAATGGAAGACGTTATTAATAGCTTAAACAAATAA
- a CDS encoding PTS galactitol transporter subunit IIC has translation MNVIIDFANTIFQPIIDLGAAPLMTIILTVIALFFKVKFTKALEGGIKLGIALTGISAIINILSTAFSGAMADFVARTGLELNITDVGWAPLATITWGSPYTLYFLMVMVIVNIIMLVLNKTNTLDVDIFDIWHLSIVGLFAIYSGANLMIATILVIFIGILKIINSDLMKPTFNDLLGAGDENPMTTTHMNYMMNPIIMVFDKIFDKLFPWLDKYDFDAAKLNAKIGFWGSKFAIGIYLGIFVGLLAGQTPTEIASLAFTAAVCLELFSLIGSWFIASVEPLSQGITDFASSKLQGRTLNIGLDWPFIAGRAEVWAAANILAPIMLLEAIVLPGNKLLPLAGIIAMGVTPALLVVTRGKLIRMIVIGAIELPLFLWSGTLIAPFITETAKNVGAFPSGLDTSTMISHTTMEGPIEKFLAFFVGKASTGDLTYVLYAAIALVVYTLLFFWYKGEMKKRNQAYQEAK, from the coding sequence ATGAATGTAATTATCGACTTTGCAAATACGATTTTCCAACCAATTATTGACCTTGGTGCCGCTCCGTTAATGACAATCATCTTGACTGTCATTGCCCTCTTCTTTAAAGTGAAATTCACTAAAGCATTAGAAGGTGGTATTAAACTAGGAATTGCCTTAACAGGTATTAGCGCAATTATCAATATCTTGTCAACGGCATTTTCGGGTGCTATGGCTGACTTTGTTGCCAGAACTGGTTTGGAATTAAATATCACTGACGTTGGTTGGGCACCGTTGGCAACTATCACTTGGGGCTCACCTTATACCCTATATTTTTTGATGGTAATGGTCATTGTAAATATCATTATGTTGGTATTGAATAAAACCAATACGCTTGATGTTGATATTTTCGATATTTGGCATTTATCAATTGTTGGCTTGTTTGCTATTTATAGTGGAGCAAACCTCATGATTGCAACGATTTTGGTTATTTTTATCGGTATTTTAAAAATTATCAATTCAGACCTTATGAAACCTACTTTTAATGATTTATTGGGTGCTGGTGATGAAAATCCGATGACAACAACTCACATGAACTACATGATGAATCCAATTATTATGGTATTCGATAAAATTTTTGACAAGCTTTTCCCTTGGCTTGATAAATATGACTTCGATGCTGCTAAATTAAATGCTAAAATTGGTTTCTGGGGTTCAAAATTTGCAATTGGTATTTATTTAGGAATCTTTGTTGGCTTATTAGCAGGTCAAACACCAACAGAAATTGCTTCTTTAGCTTTTACAGCAGCTGTCTGCTTGGAATTGTTCTCATTGATTGGGTCATGGTTTATCGCTTCTGTTGAACCACTTTCTCAAGGTATTACTGACTTTGCTTCTTCAAAATTACAAGGACGCACATTAAATATTGGTTTGGACTGGCCATTCATTGCAGGTCGTGCAGAAGTATGGGCTGCCGCTAATATTTTAGCTCCAATTATGTTGTTAGAAGCAATTGTTTTACCAGGAAATAAATTATTGCCACTCGCAGGTATTATTGCGATGGGGGTTACTCCAGCTTTGCTAGTTGTTACACGTGGTAAATTAATCCGCATGATTGTCATTGGTGCTATTGAGTTACCGCTATTCTTGTGGTCAGGAACATTGATTGCACCATTTATCACAGAAACTGCTAAAAATGTGGGTGCCTTCCCAAGTGGTTTAGATACTTCAACCATGATTTCTCATACAACAATGGAAGGACCAATTGAAAAATTCTTGGCATTCTTTGTTGGTAAAGCTTCAACTGGTGATTTGACTTACGTTCTTTATGCAGCGATTGCTTTAGTTGTTTACACGTTGCTCTTCTTCTGGTATAAAGGAGAAATGAAAAAACGTAATCAAGCTTATCAAGAAGCCAAATAG
- a CDS encoding aldose 1-epimerase family protein → MVIELKNDFLTVQFKEFGGALSSIKDKDGVEYLWQGNPEYWSSQAPVLFPICGSLRDDEAIYRPSSRPHFTGVIPRHGLVRKKTFTYEPLSENSLAFSITPDAEMLANYPYDFELKIIYTLIGKTIKTSYQVTNRETEKVMPYFIGGHPGFNCPLLADECYEDYYLEFEKEETCTVPESFPETGLLDVNKRTPFLEKQNILNLDYALFAKDAITLDKLASRSVSLKSHKHDKGLRLDFEDFPNLILWSTVNKSPFIALEPWSGLSTSLDESDILEDKRQVTFVASGETSKKSFDITIF, encoded by the coding sequence ATGGTTATTGAATTAAAAAATGATTTCTTAACAGTTCAGTTTAAGGAATTTGGTGGCGCTTTGTCATCCATAAAAGATAAAGACGGCGTCGAATATTTGTGGCAAGGAAATCCAGAGTATTGGAGTTCACAAGCACCAGTATTATTTCCGATTTGTGGGAGCTTACGTGATGATGAAGCTATTTATCGTCCTAGTAGCCGTCCCCATTTTACAGGTGTGATACCGCGACATGGTTTGGTGCGTAAGAAGACTTTTACTTATGAACCATTATCTGAAAATAGCCTTGCTTTTTCAATCACCCCTGATGCGGAAATGTTGGCAAATTATCCTTATGATTTTGAGTTGAAAATCATTTACACTTTGATTGGAAAGACGATTAAAACAAGTTACCAAGTGACCAATCGCGAGACAGAAAAGGTCATGCCTTACTTTATTGGTGGGCACCCTGGGTTTAATTGCCCATTGCTTGCTGATGAGTGTTATGAAGATTATTATCTCGAATTTGAAAAAGAGGAAACTTGTACTGTTCCAGAATCTTTTCCAGAAACAGGGCTTCTTGATGTGAATAAGCGTACGCCATTTTTAGAAAAGCAAAACATTCTAAATTTGGATTATGCTTTGTTTGCCAAAGATGCCATTACTTTGGATAAATTAGCTTCACGCAGCGTTTCGTTGAAATCTCATAAACACGATAAAGGATTGCGTTTGGATTTTGAAGATTTTCCAAATTTGATTTTATGGTCAACCGTCAATAAGAGCCCTTTTATTGCTCTAGAGCCGTGGAGTGGCTTGTCAACGTCGCTTGATGAAAGTGATATTTTAGAAGATAAACGTCAAGTAACTTTTGTAGCGAGTGGCGAAACGAGTAAAAAATCCTTTGATATTACGATTTTTTGA
- a CDS encoding PRD domain-containing protein yields the protein MFRIVQALNNNVALVKNEQDEQAVVMGLGIVFQKKKGDLITPSKVEKVFLLKTEESKENFLTLLKNIPLDILTVTYNMIDDLVAKYHFPVQEYLYVTLTDHVYSVYQKLLKGAYQESHLPDISAAYVTEFQMAQEAVAILSQKLSVTFPDDEVGRMALHFINAKGDYEVSDNNKEDATKKVLALIENELAKNNIKRSAENSNLYDRLMIHLTYLINRLQMNQQDNASLINLEEYVKSDYPQAYQIGQAIYDLIEQELKIDLSRSERVYLVIHIQRLLK from the coding sequence ATGTTTCGGATTGTACAAGCGCTCAACAATAATGTCGCTCTGGTAAAAAATGAGCAGGATGAACAAGCCGTTGTCATGGGGCTAGGGATAGTCTTTCAAAAGAAAAAAGGTGATTTAATCACTCCAAGCAAAGTCGAGAAAGTTTTCCTTTTGAAAACAGAGGAATCCAAAGAAAACTTTTTAACCCTTTTGAAAAATATTCCGCTTGATATTCTAACGGTGACTTATAACATGATTGATGATTTGGTAGCCAAATATCATTTTCCGGTTCAGGAATACCTGTATGTGACCCTTACCGACCACGTTTATTCGGTATATCAAAAGCTTTTAAAGGGAGCTTATCAGGAAAGTCATTTACCAGATATTTCAGCGGCGTATGTTACTGAGTTTCAAATGGCGCAAGAAGCTGTTGCTATTTTAAGTCAAAAGTTGTCAGTAACTTTTCCAGATGATGAAGTCGGACGAATGGCTCTGCATTTCATTAATGCCAAAGGTGATTACGAAGTTTCTGATAATAACAAAGAGGATGCAACTAAAAAAGTGCTAGCTTTGATTGAGAACGAATTGGCCAAAAATAACATCAAGCGGAGCGCAGAAAACAGTAATCTTTACGACCGTTTGATGATTCATTTAACCTACCTCATTAATCGATTGCAGATGAACCAGCAAGACAATGCATCGTTGATTAATTTGGAAGAATATGTGAAATCAGATTATCCGCAAGCCTATCAAATTGGGCAGGCCATTTATGATTTGATTGAACAAGAATTAAAAATAGATTTATCGCGTAGTGAACGTGTTTACCTTGTGATTCACATTCAACGCTTATTGAAATAA
- the lacG gene encoding 6-phospho-beta-galactosidase: MYQLPEDFIFGGATAAYQVEGATKEGGKGPVAWDDFLAEQGRFSPDPASDFYHQYPQDIELCEKFGVNGLRLSIAWSRIFPNGTGEVNQEGVDYYHKVFAECQKRNITAFVTLHHFDTPKVLFDNGDFLNRDTIEAFVNYAKFCFEEFTEVRHWSTFNEIYPVATNQYLLGIFPPGIKYDLSKVIQCLHNMMYAHARVVNLFKDGGYQGEIGVVHSLETKYPATDSKEDKHAAFLDDALSIRFLLDATYLGYYSNETMEALNEICAANNASYDFLDSDFEEMKKASHRNDYLGINHYQCHFVKAYNGENAIHHNGTGDKGTSVYKVKGIGERIYKEGIPRTDWDWIIYPEGLYDLLLRIKADYPHYNKIYITENGMGYKDEFDDGIIMDQPRIDYLKVYLQSLAKAIDAGVNVKGYFLWSLMDLFSWSNGYNKRYGLFYVDFETQKRYPKASAYWYKHISDTKIVE, encoded by the coding sequence ATGTATCAATTACCAGAAGATTTTATTTTTGGTGGTGCAACAGCAGCCTACCAAGTTGAAGGAGCTACTAAAGAAGGCGGTAAAGGTCCAGTAGCTTGGGATGATTTCTTAGCAGAACAAGGGCGTTTCAGTCCAGATCCTGCTAGTGATTTTTATCATCAATACCCACAAGATATTGAACTTTGTGAAAAATTTGGTGTCAACGGACTTCGGTTATCCATTGCTTGGAGCCGTATCTTCCCAAATGGTACTGGTGAGGTCAACCAAGAAGGAGTTGATTATTACCACAAAGTGTTTGCGGAATGTCAAAAACGCAACATCACAGCCTTTGTCACGCTTCATCACTTTGACACACCAAAAGTTTTGTTTGACAATGGTGATTTTTTAAACCGTGATACGATTGAAGCTTTTGTTAACTATGCAAAATTCTGTTTTGAAGAATTTACAGAAGTTCGTCATTGGAGTACATTCAATGAAATTTACCCAGTAGCAACCAACCAATATTTGCTTGGTATTTTCCCACCAGGAATCAAATATGACCTGTCAAAAGTCATTCAATGTCTGCACAATATGATGTATGCGCATGCGCGTGTGGTTAATTTGTTCAAAGACGGTGGCTACCAAGGTGAAATTGGTGTGGTACATTCTCTTGAAACAAAATACCCAGCAACAGATAGTAAAGAAGATAAACATGCTGCTTTCTTAGATGATGCCCTTTCTATTCGATTCTTACTGGATGCAACTTATCTAGGTTATTATTCAAACGAAACAATGGAAGCGCTTAACGAAATCTGCGCAGCTAACAATGCCAGTTACGACTTCCTTGATAGTGACTTTGAGGAAATGAAAAAAGCCAGTCACCGCAACGATTATCTTGGTATCAATCATTACCAATGTCACTTTGTTAAAGCCTACAATGGCGAAAATGCCATTCATCACAACGGTACAGGTGACAAAGGAACATCTGTTTATAAAGTTAAAGGTATTGGCGAACGCATTTACAAAGAAGGTATTCCAAGAACGGACTGGGATTGGATTATCTATCCAGAAGGTCTGTATGACTTGCTTCTTCGTATCAAAGCAGATTACCCACATTACAATAAAATCTATATCACGGAAAATGGTATGGGCTATAAAGATGAATTTGACGATGGTATCATCATGGACCAACCGCGTATTGATTATTTGAAAGTTTACCTGCAATCTCTTGCCAAAGCAATTGATGCTGGGGTTAATGTTAAAGGCTATTTCCTTTGGTCATTGATGGATTTGTTCTCATGGTCAAATGGTTATAATAAACGCTATGGTTTGTTCTATGTGGATTTTGAAACACAAAAACGTTATCCAAAAGCGTCAGCTTACTGGTACAAACACATTAGCGATACAAAAATTGTAGAATAG
- a CDS encoding PTS lactose/cellobiose transporter subunit IIA — MDKKELQMLGFEIVAYSGDARSTLLQLLKEVRSGNFDNVDKAIKDADENLAKAHNAQTQLLAQEAGGEDLELGFIFVHGQDHLMTTLLLRDLITDFIELYKNR, encoded by the coding sequence ATGGATAAAAAAGAATTACAAATGTTAGGTTTTGAAATTGTGGCTTACTCAGGTGATGCAAGAAGCACACTTCTTCAATTGCTTAAGGAAGTTCGCTCTGGCAACTTTGATAATGTTGATAAAGCGATTAAAGATGCTGACGAAAATTTGGCTAAAGCTCACAATGCGCAAACACAATTGTTAGCACAAGAAGCAGGCGGTGAAGATTTGGAACTTGGTTTCATCTTTGTTCACGGTCAAGACCACTTGATGACAACCTTGTTGCTACGTGACCTCATTACGGATTTTATTGAATTATATAAAAATCGCTAA
- a CDS encoding PTS transporter subunit EIIC — MNKLIQQIEKGKPFFEKVSRNIYLGAIRDGFLAAMPAILFSSIFILIASIPDVFGVTLPEDFSNWLWKIYNYSMGVVALLVSATTARCLAESVRCQVIRKSMRFLLCLPQLSAS; from the coding sequence ATGAACAAACTCATTCAACAAATTGAAAAAGGGAAACCTTTTTTTGAAAAAGTTTCTCGTAACATTTATTTAGGTGCCATTCGTGATGGTTTCCTTGCGGCAATGCCAGCGATTCTCTTTTCTAGTATCTTTATCTTGATTGCATCGATTCCAGATGTGTTCGGAGTGACTTTACCAGAAGATTTTTCAAACTGGCTTTGGAAGATTTATAACTACTCAATGGGTGTCGTTGCGCTTCTGGTTTCAGCAACAACTGCACGTTGCTTGGCAGAATCTGTAAGATGCCAGGTAATAAGAAAATCAATGCGGTTTCTGTTATGCTTGCCTCAATTGTCAGCTTCTTGA
- a CDS encoding PTS lactose transporter subunit IIBC, with translation MLSADELDGGLASGYMGTKGILAAFVAAFITVNVYKFCVIRDITIKMPKEVPGTISQTFRDIFPFSFAVFAAVIIDTIIRYFFGTSFAEAVITLLQPLFTAADGYLGIAIIWGAMALFWFVGVHGPSIVEPAIAAIIYANVETNLQLFKAGEHASNVLTVGLGNFVGTMGGTGATLVVPYLFLLFAKSKQLKAVGKASFIPVSFAVNEPLLFATPIILNPYFFVPFLLAPIANVWIFKFFVDVLQMNSFMYVLPWATPAPIGLILGTGVSLLAVVLVLVLIVVDAIIYFPFIKAYDASLLEEEAEIAAQETAAESVTPVKAVAEKVVEEKPAVKVTTDKPINVLVLCAGAGTSAMLANALTEGAAATGANITASAGAYGSHYEIMKDFDMIVLAPQVNSFYEDIKKDTDALGIKLAATKGAEYIKLTRDPEGAVAFVMSYFA, from the coding sequence ATGTTGAGTGCTGATGAGCTTGATGGTGGTCTTGCTAGTGGTTATATGGGGACAAAAGGTATCCTCGCAGCCTTTGTAGCAGCCTTTATCACTGTTAATGTTTACAAATTCTGTGTTATTCGTGACATCACTATCAAGATGCCAAAAGAAGTACCAGGAACGATTTCGCAAACATTCCGTGATATCTTCCCATTCTCATTTGCCGTATTTGCAGCTGTTATCATTGATACTATCATTCGTTATTTCTTTGGCACATCATTTGCAGAAGCTGTTATTACACTTCTTCAACCATTGTTTACAGCAGCAGACGGTTATCTTGGAATTGCTATTATCTGGGGTGCTATGGCGCTCTTCTGGTTCGTTGGTGTGCATGGTCCGTCAATCGTAGAGCCAGCTATCGCAGCTATTATCTATGCTAATGTTGAAACGAACCTTCAATTATTCAAAGCTGGTGAACATGCTTCAAACGTTTTGACTGTTGGTCTTGGTAACTTCGTTGGTACTATGGGTGGTACTGGTGCAACACTTGTCGTTCCATACCTCTTCTTGCTATTTGCCAAATCAAAACAATTGAAAGCTGTTGGTAAAGCTTCATTTATCCCAGTTAGCTTCGCCGTTAACGAACCTTTGCTTTTTGCAACACCAATTATTCTTAACCCTTATTTCTTTGTTCCATTCCTTTTGGCACCAATTGCCAACGTTTGGATTTTCAAATTCTTTGTTGATGTACTTCAGATGAACAGCTTCATGTACGTTCTTCCTTGGGCAACACCAGCGCCAATCGGACTTATTCTTGGTACAGGCGTTAGCCTTCTAGCTGTTGTTCTTGTCCTTGTTTTAATCGTTGTTGATGCGATTATCTACTTCCCATTCATTAAAGCTTATGACGCATCACTTCTTGAAGAAGAAGCTGAAATTGCTGCGCAAGAAACTGCTGCTGAAAGTGTAACTCCAGTAAAAGCAGTAGCTGAAAAAGTTGTTGAGGAAAAACCAGCTGTTAAAGTTACAACTGACAAACCAATCAACGTTTTGGTCCTTTGTGCTGGTGCTGGTACAAGTGCTATGCTTGCTAATGCTCTTACTGAAGGTGCCGCTGCCACAGGTGCAAACATCACAGCGTCAGCAGGTGCTTACGGTTCACATTATGAGATTATGAAAGATTTTGACATGATTGTGCTTGCTCCGCAAGTTAACTCATTCTACGAAGATATTAAGAAAGATACTGACGCGCTTGGTATCAAGTTAGCAGCTACAAAAGGTGCTGAATACATTAAATTAACACGTGACCCAGAAGGTGCCGTAGCCTTCGTAATGTCTTATTTTGCCTAA
- a CDS encoding glycoside hydrolase family 53 protein, producing the protein MKILKKIFLTTVALIGLAALGTTVTKADEFINGADISILDEMEQSGAIYKSNGTQKDPLTILKENGVNYVRLRLWVDPYDANGNAYGAGTNDLNRTLKLAKRAKDKGLKVLLDFHYSDFWVDPGKQNLPKAWQNQSFEQLNSTVYSYTADVLNQMKSQGIYPDMVQIGNELNSGMLWPYGKSWGGDGQEFTRLATFLKSGVQAVKDTQTSNTPIMLHLADGGDKAAFQWWLDEITNQSVDFDIVGISYYPYWHGTLAELSENMDNISERYNKKVVVVETAYANTLDNADQKTNAFTATEETAGGYKASQDGQYEFLTDLVDKIKDVKNNNGLGFFYWEPLWYNGNVSWATQAGMSYLGVSDVTGNEWENQAVFDFSGNALRAVKAFNYANLTNVVANNSFEWDGYTETPSSWNKWTNSQNAGIKTEVYDDTRYKLTFWSDTAFESSIYQTISNLSSGTYKLSIDAMGDTSLETAQLYIKNYGGSEQNISLKDSSTWKTYTIDNIQITNGQCEIGIYVNASANKWLNIDNVRLVKVD; encoded by the coding sequence ATGAAAATACTAAAAAAGATTTTTTTGACGACTGTTGCACTTATTGGTCTTGCTGCACTTGGAACTACCGTGACTAAAGCAGATGAGTTCATCAACGGAGCTGATATTTCGATTCTTGATGAAATGGAACAAAGCGGAGCGATTTACAAGAGTAATGGTACTCAAAAAGATCCGCTGACCATTCTGAAAGAAAATGGTGTTAACTACGTTCGTTTGCGACTCTGGGTTGACCCCTATGATGCAAATGGCAATGCTTACGGCGCAGGAACCAATGACTTAAACAGAACACTCAAATTAGCCAAACGTGCTAAAGATAAAGGCTTGAAAGTCTTACTCGATTTTCATTACAGCGATTTCTGGGTTGACCCTGGAAAACAAAATCTTCCCAAAGCTTGGCAGAATCAATCCTTTGAACAATTAAATTCAACAGTGTATTCTTACACGGCTGATGTCCTTAATCAGATGAAATCACAAGGCATTTACCCTGATATGGTGCAAATCGGAAACGAATTAAACAGCGGTATGCTTTGGCCTTACGGGAAAAGCTGGGGTGGTGATGGTCAAGAATTCACTCGCCTAGCAACTTTCTTAAAATCTGGTGTTCAAGCTGTGAAAGATACGCAGACAAGTAATACACCTATCATGCTCCATTTAGCAGACGGTGGTGACAAAGCAGCTTTCCAATGGTGGCTTGATGAAATTACCAATCAATCCGTTGATTTTGATATTGTCGGCATTTCCTATTACCCATATTGGCATGGCACATTAGCAGAACTCTCTGAAAATATGGATAATATCAGCGAACGTTATAACAAAAAAGTTGTTGTGGTTGAAACAGCTTATGCAAATACCCTTGATAATGCTGACCAGAAAACAAATGCCTTTACGGCAACAGAAGAGACTGCTGGTGGTTACAAAGCTAGCCAAGATGGTCAGTATGAATTTTTGACAGACTTGGTTGATAAAATTAAAGACGTCAAAAATAACAACGGTCTCGGTTTCTTCTATTGGGAACCACTCTGGTATAACGGCAATGTCTCATGGGCAACACAAGCAGGTATGTCATATCTTGGTGTTTCAGATGTAACGGGTAATGAATGGGAAAATCAAGCGGTCTTTGATTTCTCAGGGAATGCTCTACGCGCCGTCAAAGCCTTTAATTACGCTAACCTAACAAACGTTGTTGCTAATAACAGTTTTGAATGGGACGGTTATACCGAAACCCCATCTTCTTGGAACAAATGGACCAACAGTCAAAATGCAGGTATCAAGACAGAAGTTTACGACGATACACGTTACAAGCTCACTTTCTGGTCAGACACAGCTTTTGAAAGTTCCATTTATCAAACGATTAGCAACCTCAGCTCAGGTACTTACAAATTAAGTATTGATGCTATGGGCGACACTAGCCTTGAGACTGCTCAGCTTTATATCAAAAACTATGGCGGCAGTGAGCAAAACATCTCCCTTAAAGACTCTAGCACATGGAAAACGTACACGATTGATAACATCCAAATCACAAACGGACAATGTGAAATCGGCATTTACGTCAATGCCTCTGCTAACAAATGGTTAAACATCGATAACGTCAGACTTGTTAAAGTCGATTAG